The proteins below come from a single Tenuifilum thalassicum genomic window:
- a CDS encoding NUDIX domain-containing protein, which yields MNRPKEKLMYSYPYPRMLVTVDTVIFKVNHEGNPNYVLLIQRGNEPFKGRYAFPGGFPEMDELLVQAAKRELEEETGLKNIELRQIGAFDELDRDPRDRNIAIAFWGIAPPNCPTPKAGDDAAKAQWFKLGELPPLAFDHEKILKAALNCLKDYMSK from the coding sequence ATGAATAGACCTAAGGAGAAACTGATGTACTCATATCCATACCCACGAATGCTTGTTACAGTTGACACTGTAATTTTTAAAGTAAATCACGAAGGAAATCCAAACTATGTATTACTTATTCAAAGGGGGAATGAGCCCTTTAAGGGAAGGTATGCTTTCCCTGGTGGTTTTCCAGAAATGGATGAGCTTCTTGTACAAGCTGCTAAACGAGAGTTGGAAGAAGAAACTGGCCTTAAAAACATTGAGCTAAGACAAATTGGTGCGTTTGACGAATTAGATAGAGATCCACGCGATAGAAATATAGCAATAGCATTTTGGGGTATTGCCCCACCAAACTGCCCAACACCAAAAGCTGGAGATGATGCTGCTAAAGCCCAATGGTTTAAGTTAGGTGAACTTCCACCGCTTGCATTTGACCATGAAAAAATCCTTAAAGCAGCACTGAACTGCCTTAAGGATTATATGTCAAAATAA
- a CDS encoding C40 family peptidase — protein sequence MLGLASKSVVPVRKEPNETTEMVNQLLFGEKVSVLETYKQWLRIESTLDSYHGWVDSRLIEIIKDDTDLNSLNDYIINDWLVEVKDLSNSSNLLLSPGSFLYKPVNNRFKLYEQEFEIQNSSITTAPPTAENLIKTALRFLNVPYLWGGKSIFGIDCSGFVQVCYRTIGKLLPRDAWQQAKHGQTIEFSNYATAGDLAFFDNEEGQITHTGILISPNEIIHSSGYVRIDKFDHLGIFNNQLGEYTHKLRIIKRLL from the coding sequence ATGCTTGGATTAGCATCGAAGAGTGTTGTCCCTGTTCGGAAAGAACCTAACGAAACCACCGAAATGGTTAATCAGCTCCTTTTTGGAGAAAAGGTTTCAGTTTTAGAAACCTACAAACAATGGCTCAGAATTGAAAGCACGCTCGACAGCTATCATGGATGGGTTGATTCCCGATTAATTGAGATTATTAAGGATGATACTGATTTAAACAGCCTCAATGATTATATTATCAATGACTGGCTTGTAGAGGTTAAAGATTTATCGAACAGTTCAAACTTACTGCTAAGTCCTGGTTCATTTTTATATAAACCTGTTAACAATCGTTTTAAACTTTATGAGCAAGAGTTTGAAATCCAGAATAGTAGTATAACCACTGCCCCACCAACTGCTGAAAACCTTATTAAAACGGCTTTACGCTTTTTGAATGTACCATACCTATGGGGAGGTAAATCGATTTTTGGGATTGATTGTTCTGGTTTTGTTCAGGTTTGCTATAGAACTATAGGAAAGTTGTTGCCCCGCGATGCGTGGCAACAAGCCAAGCATGGTCAAACCATTGAGTTCTCAAACTACGCAACTGCTGGCGATTTAGCTTTTTTCGACAACGAGGAAGGTCAAATTACTCATACAGGTATACTCATAAGTCCCAACGAAATTATTCATAGCTCAGGTTATGTTAGGATTGATAAATTTGACCATTTGGGCATATTTAACAACCAATTAGGTGAGTATACCCATAAGCTTAGGATAATTAAAAGGTTGCTTTAA
- a CDS encoding hemerythrin domain-containing protein — translation MNFESRTLMADLVFSSYNLLPVLNRFGIRLGFRDQTVEDICLQKGINKDFFLAIVNTYVDPSYLPSSGLLEFNPLLIVDYLKRTHQYYISYSIPRIERMLDKLVNSGKSEKMQLISKFYKEYVDEFFIHIKDEEDNLFPYVEQLVHNEYDNHYKISTFEKVHTSLDEKISDLRNLIVKFLQEDYDDNACNEFLIALHNFEDDLKDHARIEDLILVPIVKKMESKLS, via the coding sequence ATGAATTTCGAGTCAAGAACATTGATGGCCGATTTAGTTTTTTCAAGCTATAATTTACTACCAGTTTTAAATAGGTTTGGCATTCGATTAGGTTTTCGTGACCAAACCGTTGAAGATATATGTTTGCAAAAGGGTATTAATAAAGATTTTTTCCTTGCCATTGTTAATACATATGTCGACCCTTCCTACCTACCCAGCTCAGGATTGCTAGAGTTCAACCCTTTGTTAATTGTAGATTATCTTAAACGAACACACCAGTATTACATATCTTATTCAATTCCTAGAATTGAGAGGATGCTCGATAAGCTTGTAAATAGCGGTAAAAGTGAAAAAATGCAACTCATTAGTAAGTTCTATAAGGAATATGTTGATGAGTTTTTTATTCATATTAAAGATGAAGAGGATAATCTTTTCCCTTACGTTGAACAATTAGTGCATAATGAGTATGATAATCACTATAAAATATCAACTTTTGAGAAGGTTCACACCAGTTTAGATGAAAAGATTTCGGATTTAAGAAACTTAATAGTAAAATTTCTTCAAGAAGATTATGACGACAATGCCTGCAATGAATTTTTGATTGCCCTGCACAATTTTGAGGACGATTTAAAAGACCATGCTAGAATTGAGGATTTGATATTAGTGCCTATTGTTAAAAAAATGGAGAGTAAGTTGAGCTAA
- a CDS encoding response regulator transcription factor, with the protein MKCHVHIIHPSDIVRLGIENIIRSIPLVQVSSYLYFKDFTYQPNEKNLVIFDKDYLDDFYDITKRHNGKLILGICINTGNKIIGKSDVKCVKLDIGENELRELVKHELGLTGKSIGKVEQNSLSAREVDVVRCIAKGMSNKEIADVLCISTHTVITHRKNITAKLGIKSASGLTVFALLEGIISGSDMSL; encoded by the coding sequence ATGAAATGTCATGTACATATAATCCATCCGTCTGATATTGTTAGGTTAGGTATCGAAAATATTATACGTTCAATTCCATTGGTACAAGTAAGTAGTTACCTGTATTTTAAAGATTTTACGTATCAACCAAATGAAAAAAACTTGGTTATATTTGATAAGGATTATTTAGATGATTTCTATGATATCACCAAAAGGCATAATGGGAAATTGATTTTGGGTATTTGTATAAATACTGGTAATAAGATTATCGGAAAATCGGATGTTAAGTGTGTTAAACTTGATATTGGTGAAAATGAATTAAGAGAGCTGGTAAAGCATGAACTCGGATTAACAGGTAAAAGCATTGGGAAGGTTGAGCAAAACTCGTTATCGGCAAGGGAGGTAGATGTGGTTAGGTGCATTGCAAAAGGAATGTCGAATAAGGAGATTGCTGATGTTTTATGTATTAGTACACATACAGTTATTACACACCGCAAAAATATTACTGCAAAGTTAGGAATAAAATCGGCGTCAGGATTAACAGTTTTTGCATTACTTGAAGGTATAATATCGGGTTCCGATATGTCGTTGTAA
- a CDS encoding MBOAT family O-acyltransferase — translation MDIYKKKLEPTKDFIAFAAFVSFFPQLVAGPIERAKHLLPQFYKKRDFDYLNAIDGLKQILWGFFKKIVIADNCATYANLIFNNSSDYSGSTLVLGALFFTFQIYGDFSGYSDIAIGTSKLFGFDLMQNFNFPYFSRDIAEFWRRWHISLSTWFRDYLYIPLGGSRGNTWMKIRNTFIIFLVSGFWHGANWTFIAWGFLNALYFLPLLLTNKNRKNLETVAQGKFLPSKREFFNMLLTFTLTVFAWVFFRAENISHAISYISGIFSPSLFAMPKFEGMPRALATIILVMVFTLIEWIGREEKYAISKIGISWPKPVRWAFYSLIIFLIGMYMPTVESPFIYFQF, via the coding sequence ATTGATATTTACAAAAAGAAACTTGAGCCAACAAAAGATTTTATTGCTTTTGCTGCTTTTGTAAGTTTTTTCCCTCAACTTGTTGCTGGACCAATTGAAAGAGCAAAGCATTTATTACCTCAGTTTTACAAAAAAAGAGATTTTGATTATTTAAATGCTATTGACGGCCTGAAACAAATTCTTTGGGGATTCTTTAAGAAAATAGTTATTGCCGACAATTGTGCTACTTATGCAAACCTTATTTTTAATAACTCTTCGGATTATTCAGGGAGCACTTTAGTGCTTGGCGCCTTATTTTTCACATTTCAAATATATGGCGATTTTTCTGGATACTCCGATATTGCAATAGGCACCTCAAAACTTTTTGGTTTTGACCTTATGCAAAACTTCAACTTCCCCTATTTCTCTAGAGATATTGCTGAATTCTGGCGTCGTTGGCACATCTCACTTTCTACCTGGTTTAGAGATTACCTTTACATCCCTCTGGGAGGTAGCCGAGGAAATACATGGATGAAAATTAGAAACACCTTTATAATATTCTTGGTTAGTGGTTTTTGGCATGGGGCAAATTGGACATTTATTGCCTGGGGGTTTCTTAATGCCTTATACTTCCTACCTCTTTTGTTAACTAATAAAAACCGCAAAAACTTGGAAACGGTTGCTCAAGGTAAATTCCTTCCTAGTAAAAGAGAATTTTTCAATATGTTACTAACTTTTACATTGACTGTTTTTGCGTGGGTTTTCTTCAGAGCTGAAAATATTAGTCATGCAATAAGTTACATTTCAGGAATTTTTTCACCTTCACTTTTTGCAATGCCAAAATTTGAAGGGATGCCACGAGCATTAGCTACCATAATACTAGTTATGGTATTCACCTTAATTGAATGGATTGGAAGAGAAGAAAAATATGCTATTTCAAAAATTGGAATAAGCTGGCCTAAACCTGTAAGATGGGCATTTTATTCATTAATAATTTTTCTTATTGGAATGTACATGCCTACTGTTGAATCGCCATTTATTTACTTTCAATTTTAA
- a CDS encoding tetratricopeptide repeat protein — translation MPKKGEKDYNLIALKAKAYLLIDECEKADKLIDQAINYSGGKPEFYLIKSEILSAKNEWENAYLNVKKYLDFYPNNPIANNLKIDCASEAGYYSEALLSLAKLLKFNPQNPELYFKRGKIYYKAEQYREAILDFDKAIQLNYKVSESYLLKGKSLMNLGERKEACKCFSISGNKGNIESQTLYFNNCKQ, via the coding sequence TTGCCCAAAAAAGGAGAAAAAGATTATAATTTAATTGCCCTTAAGGCAAAAGCGTATTTGCTAATAGATGAGTGCGAAAAGGCAGATAAACTTATTGACCAAGCAATAAACTACTCTGGAGGAAAACCTGAATTCTACTTGATAAAATCCGAGATATTATCAGCGAAAAATGAATGGGAGAATGCATACCTAAACGTAAAAAAATATCTTGATTTTTACCCCAACAACCCAATAGCAAATAATCTCAAAATAGATTGTGCTTCTGAGGCAGGATATTACTCCGAAGCCCTACTCTCTTTGGCTAAACTCTTAAAATTTAACCCTCAAAATCCCGAACTTTACTTTAAGAGAGGTAAAATTTACTACAAAGCCGAACAATACCGCGAGGCAATATTGGACTTTGACAAGGCCATCCAACTTAATTACAAGGTTAGTGAATCGTACCTTTTAAAAGGAAAATCATTAATGAATCTAGGTGAAAGAAAGGAAGCATGTAAATGCTTTTCAATTTCAGGTAATAAAGGAAATATAGAATCTCAAACTTTATATTTTAATAATTGCAAACAATAA
- a CDS encoding tetratricopeptide repeat protein yields MKRFWFISNLFIAPIILASSFSFAQKMPIAYYRAEAAFNQNDFHNAIMWIDSCLLLKPIRYEFYLLKGASLLNLDYSKQALDAFYKANKIRNNIASYYIAKTYCRLNDTSKCLEWIKINLNSIYREPESKYILDNDFSILANNKEWKETWEKDWYSSLEKDINHAEYLINSKEYEKVYRSTKPKNQE; encoded by the coding sequence TTGAAAAGGTTTTGGTTCATATCGAATTTGTTTATTGCACCTATTATTCTTGCTTCTAGTTTTTCCTTTGCACAAAAAATGCCCATTGCTTACTACAGGGCAGAAGCCGCATTTAATCAAAACGACTTTCATAATGCTATAATGTGGATTGACTCATGCTTATTGCTTAAGCCTATAAGATATGAGTTTTATTTACTTAAAGGCGCTAGTCTTTTGAATTTAGACTACTCGAAACAAGCGCTAGACGCCTTTTACAAGGCCAATAAAATTAGAAATAACATTGCATCTTACTACATTGCAAAAACCTACTGTCGCCTAAACGATACTTCAAAATGCCTTGAATGGATAAAAATTAACCTAAACTCCATTTACCGTGAACCTGAAAGTAAATACATACTGGACAACGACTTTTCAATACTTGCTAACAATAAAGAATGGAAAGAAACATGGGAAAAGGATTGGTACTCTTCCTTAGAAAAGGACATAAACCATGCTGAATACCTGATTAATTCAAAAGAATATGAAAAAGTTTATCGATCTACTAAACCAAAGAATCAGGAGTAA
- the pyk gene encoding pyruvate kinase — protein MLKRTKIVATISDRRCDIEFLRSLYKAGMNVARLNTAHMNPESAKKLIDNIRQVSESIAILVDTKGPEIRTSSNGEEVKVENGSQVKIIGDPNGKSGNDTIYVSYHNIASEVPEGSKILIDDGEIELEVIGKTPDALLCQATNCGVIKQRKSVNIPGVHINLPSLTEKDKAFVQFAIENKVDFIAHSFVRNKHDVLEIKDILNKHNSPIKIIAKIENQQGVDNIEEILDHAYGIMVARGDLGIEIPAEKLPNIQRRLVRKCIESKKPVIIATQMLHSMIEHPRPTRAEISDIANAIYERTDAIMLSGETAYGEYPVEAVEVMTSVAREVEAARDVDVTLNLVRVKNEVTATLAKAAVRACSSLPIKAIIVDTLTGRTGRYLSAFRGKIPIYAICYKEHVMRELALSYGVEAVYMEPRTSRDHFLTDAISTMLERRKIASEDMVLVIGGSFGPSNGASFMEISKVKNLITKK, from the coding sequence ATGCTTAAACGTACCAAAATTGTAGCCACTATTTCCGACAGACGTTGCGATATTGAATTTCTCCGTTCTTTGTATAAAGCAGGGATGAATGTTGCCAGGTTGAATACCGCACACATGAATCCCGAATCAGCGAAAAAGCTTATTGACAACATTCGTCAAGTTTCTGAAAGTATTGCGATTTTGGTCGACACAAAGGGGCCCGAAATTAGAACATCTTCTAATGGTGAAGAGGTTAAAGTAGAAAATGGTTCACAGGTTAAAATTATTGGGGACCCTAATGGAAAATCAGGAAACGATACAATTTATGTGAGCTATCACAACATTGCTTCCGAAGTACCAGAAGGAAGCAAAATACTAATCGATGATGGTGAAATTGAATTAGAAGTTATTGGAAAAACACCAGACGCCCTTTTATGCCAGGCTACAAACTGCGGGGTTATTAAGCAAAGAAAGAGTGTTAACATTCCAGGAGTACATATAAACCTACCCTCGCTAACTGAGAAGGACAAGGCTTTTGTTCAATTTGCCATTGAGAATAAAGTAGATTTTATTGCTCACAGCTTTGTTAGAAACAAGCACGATGTGCTTGAGATTAAAGATATTCTAAACAAGCATAATAGCCCTATAAAGATTATTGCAAAAATTGAAAACCAACAGGGGGTTGATAATATAGAAGAAATTCTTGATCATGCCTATGGCATTATGGTTGCACGTGGCGACCTTGGAATAGAAATTCCAGCAGAAAAACTACCCAATATCCAAAGACGTTTAGTACGTAAATGCATTGAGAGCAAAAAGCCAGTAATAATTGCAACACAAATGTTGCACTCCATGATTGAACATCCCCGCCCTACCCGAGCCGAAATTAGCGATATTGCAAATGCAATTTATGAGCGTACCGATGCTATAATGCTTAGTGGGGAAACAGCTTATGGTGAGTATCCAGTTGAGGCTGTTGAAGTGATGACCAGTGTTGCACGCGAAGTAGAAGCAGCCCGCGATGTAGATGTCACATTAAACCTGGTAAGAGTTAAAAATGAGGTAACCGCAACATTAGCCAAAGCTGCTGTTAGAGCATGTTCATCGCTACCAATAAAAGCTATAATTGTTGATACCCTCACGGGAAGAACGGGTAGGTACCTTTCAGCTTTTCGTGGTAAAATCCCCATTTATGCAATTTGTTATAAGGAACATGTAATGCGTGAGCTAGCCCTTTCCTATGGTGTTGAGGCAGTTTACATGGAACCAAGAACCTCGCGCGACCACTTCCTTACCGATGCCATTAGCACCATGCTCGAACGACGAAAAATTGCTTCGGAAGATATGGTTCTGGTTATAGGGGGTAGTTTTGGGCCTAGCAATGGAGCTTCCTTTATGGAAATTAGCAAGGTGAAAAATCTTATTACTAAGAAGTAA
- a CDS encoding cbb3-type cytochrome c oxidase subunit I, with the protein MIKFINTLINGNEVNGRLSGLTPLQKLTLRFAVVSLLYYGFAVIEGMIMRLILASPNSLTELIPEHQYFAILTAHPLVGIFGATYTLVFGAFYFALPYLMKKPLWGFKAASWSFWLITIGVFLFWFAGFLSHYGPLYTLYWPLPADFNQFGPWGGTFFILGIALVMVASIIFVVVVFKTIAYTPKGWEKQPGGALLASALGVSGLANLFCKKENRKSHKVPLPVAAIARGSVDVFLNAGIITFTGVLILVYLVGHILGYNLQNSWIDALLYKNMFWWGLDLIADGLVLIFVAGTWYLLAMLITGVKNVYMENVARALLLLELVVSWTVWSHHLLSDQAQPLMLKLVSGQFVTAFELITQGLALFISLVTLWNARPLKWTPELKFFLGGLLGFALAVAAGIIQADMGMNRILHNTQWIVGPHVHVAVLIGLTMTLYAVVYKLLPVLTNGLNIFSVKLTSWHFWLHLLGGIGMGAFMGMAGLKGMLRRTIYYNGEFDIFMALAAIAGAALLFAYLAYFFNLVLTIGIKGIIEIFKPSKLPKEQILPE; encoded by the coding sequence ATGATAAAGTTTATAAATACACTGATTAATGGTAATGAGGTAAACGGACGTCTTTCGGGACTTACCCCATTACAGAAGTTAACACTAAGGTTTGCGGTAGTATCATTACTGTATTATGGCTTTGCCGTAATTGAAGGTATGATAATGCGACTAATTCTTGCATCGCCCAACTCATTAACAGAGTTGATTCCCGAACATCAATACTTTGCCATACTTACTGCACATCCATTGGTTGGAATATTTGGCGCAACCTATACACTCGTATTTGGAGCATTCTATTTTGCCCTACCCTACCTTATGAAAAAACCATTATGGGGTTTTAAAGCTGCTAGCTGGTCGTTCTGGCTAATAACAATTGGTGTTTTCCTATTCTGGTTTGCTGGATTTCTTTCACACTATGGTCCTCTCTACACACTGTACTGGCCACTCCCTGCCGACTTTAATCAGTTTGGCCCATGGGGAGGCACTTTCTTCATTCTGGGTATTGCACTTGTAATGGTTGCTTCAATCATCTTTGTAGTTGTTGTTTTCAAAACCATTGCCTATACACCTAAAGGATGGGAAAAGCAGCCTGGTGGAGCATTATTAGCATCAGCTCTAGGTGTTAGCGGGCTAGCAAATCTGTTCTGTAAAAAAGAGAATAGAAAATCTCACAAGGTACCTCTACCAGTAGCAGCAATAGCAAGAGGTTCTGTTGATGTATTCTTAAATGCAGGTATAATTACATTTACTGGCGTTCTTATCTTAGTTTATCTAGTTGGTCATATTTTAGGATATAACCTTCAAAACTCGTGGATCGATGCACTTTTGTACAAAAACATGTTCTGGTGGGGGCTTGACCTTATAGCTGATGGTTTGGTTTTAATCTTTGTGGCAGGTACATGGTACTTGTTGGCCATGCTCATAACTGGTGTAAAGAATGTATACATGGAAAATGTAGCAAGAGCCCTACTACTCCTTGAGTTGGTTGTATCATGGACGGTATGGTCGCACCATCTGCTTTCCGATCAAGCTCAGCCATTAATGTTAAAGCTTGTTTCAGGCCAATTTGTTACAGCTTTCGAATTAATTACACAAGGCTTAGCGCTATTTATAAGTCTTGTAACCCTTTGGAATGCCCGTCCATTGAAATGGACGCCTGAACTCAAATTCTTCCTCGGCGGATTGCTCGGTTTTGCACTTGCTGTTGCAGCCGGTATCATTCAAGCCGATATGGGCATGAACAGAATCCTTCACAACACTCAATGGATTGTTGGACCACATGTTCACGTTGCTGTTCTTATTGGTCTTACTATGACACTTTACGCCGTAGTTTATAAGTTACTACCAGTTCTTACTAATGGATTGAATATCTTTAGCGTAAAACTAACATCATGGCACTTCTGGCTACACCTACTTGGAGGAATAGGAATGGGAGCGTTCATGGGAATGGCAGGCTTAAAGGGAATGCTCCGCAGAACAATCTACTATAACGGCGAATTCGATATTTTCATGGCTTTAGCAGCCATAGCAGGTGCAGCACTGCTTTTTGCATATCTAGCGTACTTTTTTAATCTAGTTCTTACTATTGGGATTAAAGGTATTATTGAAATTTTTAAACCATCAAAACTCCCTAAAGAACAAATACTTCCCGAATAA
- a CDS encoding cupredoxin domain-containing protein encodes MVNSDVVATGLIIAYTIYSLAAIILFVWFAYRITKPTQKPVVKPVLFYSFTILLIIIGVSLHLTTMHTIPWVKLEMDASKITPDREIKMEVDSFKFYLLTDSVRQELPINEPLKVQEGETILFDVYSKDLTYGFGLFRPNNTMVLQMQVLPLYHNKIVWKFTEKGTFTLRSTEYAGPKSTRMLIPNFITVE; translated from the coding sequence ATGGTAAACTCTGATGTAGTTGCAACAGGATTAATTATCGCCTACACCATTTATAGCTTGGCGGCAATTATCCTTTTTGTGTGGTTTGCTTATCGAATAACTAAGCCCACACAAAAGCCAGTAGTAAAACCAGTCCTGTTTTACTCTTTTACCATTCTACTTATCATTATTGGTGTATCGCTCCATCTCACAACAATGCACACCATTCCTTGGGTTAAACTAGAGATGGATGCCTCAAAAATAACCCCAGACCGGGAAATAAAGATGGAGGTTGATAGCTTTAAGTTCTACCTTTTAACCGACTCTGTTCGACAAGAACTTCCTATCAACGAGCCATTAAAAGTACAAGAAGGCGAAACGATACTATTTGATGTTTACTCCAAAGACCTAACCTATGGGTTTGGGTTATTCCGCCCCAACAACACGATGGTTCTTCAAATGCAGGTTTTACCTCTTTACCACAACAAGATTGTTTGGAAGTTTACAGAGAAAGGGACCTTCACGCTGCGTTCAACAGAATATGCAGGGCCTAAAAGCACTCGAATGCTTATACCAAACTTTATAACTGTTGAATAA
- the xerD gene encoding site-specific tyrosine recombinase XerD, whose amino-acid sequence MGWKHAIDDYVNFLRLEKSLSENSISAYCNDIDKLRQFAEGKGVEPEFITRKDLEEFLSELHDLGLNKRSQSRILSGIRGFFKYLILEDVIENDPTELLESPKIGRKLPEVLSIEEIDALEAAIDLSKPDGHRNRAIIETLYSCGLRVSELVSLRLTDLFFNEGFIRVIGKGDKERLVPIGSKAKNDINQYLSQRNGVNARIDPDYRDIVFLNRWGRKLTREMVFTIIKRCAKLAGINKNISPHTLRHSFATHLVEGGADLRAVQEMLGHESIQTTEIYTHLDNQYLRETIMMFHPHK is encoded by the coding sequence ATGGGTTGGAAACATGCCATAGACGATTACGTCAACTTTTTGCGCCTCGAAAAGTCGCTTTCGGAAAATTCTATATCTGCATATTGTAATGATATTGACAAATTACGACAGTTTGCAGAGGGAAAAGGAGTAGAGCCTGAATTTATTACAAGGAAAGACCTGGAGGAGTTTTTATCGGAACTTCACGATTTGGGTTTAAACAAACGGTCTCAATCTCGAATCCTTTCTGGCATTAGAGGATTTTTCAAGTATCTGATTTTAGAAGATGTAATTGAGAACGACCCTACTGAGCTGTTAGAATCGCCCAAGATTGGTAGGAAGTTGCCTGAAGTGCTTTCTATTGAAGAGATTGATGCTCTTGAGGCCGCAATTGATCTTAGCAAACCCGATGGTCATAGGAATAGGGCTATTATTGAAACACTCTATAGCTGCGGTCTTCGGGTTTCTGAGCTGGTATCACTTCGTCTAACCGATTTGTTTTTTAACGAGGGCTTTATTCGTGTAATAGGTAAAGGCGATAAGGAACGTTTGGTTCCAATAGGCAGTAAGGCAAAAAATGATATAAACCAGTATCTTTCACAACGAAATGGAGTAAATGCTCGTATTGACCCTGATTATCGAGATATTGTATTTCTTAATCGTTGGGGACGCAAGCTGACCCGAGAAATGGTGTTTACAATAATTAAAAGGTGCGCTAAACTTGCAGGGATTAATAAAAACATTAGCCCTCATACGTTACGGCATTCGTTTGCCACACATTTAGTTGAGGGTGGTGCCGATTTGCGAGCTGTTCAGGAGATGCTTGGACACGAATCGATACAAACTACTGAGATTTATACTCATCTCGATAACCAGTATTTAAGAGAAACCATAATGATGTTCCATCCACATAAATAA
- a CDS encoding helix-turn-helix domain-containing protein, with protein sequence MDTNEKVIETLKSAGKPMKAGEIAEASGVDKKEVDKAIKKLVAEGKIESPKRCFYDIKK encoded by the coding sequence ATGGATACCAATGAAAAGGTAATTGAAACTTTGAAATCGGCTGGAAAACCAATGAAAGCTGGTGAAATTGCTGAGGCATCGGGTGTTGATAAAAAAGAGGTTGATAAAGCTATCAAAAAGTTGGTAGCAGAAGGAAAAATTGAGTCGCCAAAGCGCTGTTTCTACGACATCAAGAAGTAA